The Elusimicrobiota bacterium genomic sequence GCCAGTTTGTGATTTTATAGACCAATCCGATGCTAAAACATATATTGTGATGGAGGTCTCAAGTTATCAGTTAGAAAATTCATCCACATTCGCACCGCATATCGCTGCTGTATTGAACATTACACCTGACCATCTGGAACGCCATAAAACAATGCAGAATTATGCAAATATAAAATCCAAAATTTTTGTTAACCAGAACAAAAACGATTTCTGTATATTTAATAAAGATGATGAATTTTGCGTCCAACTTTCAAGCCGGGCTGCGTCCCATATCAGGTTCTTTTCTCAACAGACAAACACCAGACAACTAAATCTTAAGATTCCTGGCTCACACAATATAGAAAATGCGCTCGCTACAATTGAAATCCTGAAAGCCGCAGGGATTGAAGAAGATAAAACAGTAAATTATCTTTCAGAATTTGATGGTGTTGAGCATCGGCTTGAATTTGTCAAAGAAATTAATGGAGTAAAATATATCAACGATTCCAAAGCCACTAATGTCGCATCAACCGAGGTTGCAATAAAATCGTTTAATGAACCGATTATTCTTATTCTTGGTGGACGTGATAAGGGTTCGTCTTATACACCACTGATTCCGTTGATTAAAAAAAATGTTAAACAAATTTTTGCAATTGGCGAGGCAAAAGAAAAAATTAGTTCGCAACTAAAAGGAGAGAAAGAGGGAGGATGTTCTGCTGAAATAATTTTGTTAGATAATATAGAAAACGCTGTGATAGAATCATATAAGATTGCTACCGCCGGCGATATTGTGCTTTTGTCACCAGCGTGTGCATCTTTTGACCAGTTCAAAAATTACGAAGAACGCGGTAGGTTTTTTAAACAGGTGGTTAAAAATTTATGAGAGTTGAAACATCCAAAAAATCGTATAATCTTTGGGTTTTTGTAATTACGCTGATATTAGTATCTATCGGAACTATTATGGTTTTTTCAGCAAGTGGTATAATGGCGGATTACAGATACGGGACTGCTTTTACATTCTTTTTGAAACAACTGTTATGGGTTGGGATTGGATTATTATCTATGCTGATATTTTCGGCATTTGATTATAATAAACTAAAAAAAATCGTGCCTGTCTTGTTAATTTTTACTGTAATTTTGCTTGTAATGGTGCTATTATTAGGACCTACTATTGCAGGCACTAAAAGATGGCTGAAGTTCGGTCCGGTTGGATTCCAGCCGTCTGAAATAGCCAAACTAACAGTTGTTTTTTTTCTTGCCTGGTATGTTGACAGAAGAACAAGTAAAATGAAAAATTTTCAAGATGGATTGATAAGACCGTTTATCATCATCAGTATTATCGCAGGTTTAATTTATTTAGAACGGGATGTTGGAGTGCCTGTGCTGATTTTTTTGCTGGCACTGGTACTTTTGTTTATTGGTGGGTTAAGAAAAATGTATATTGTCTTTGCTGGTTTAATAGTTAGTCCACTCATATTTTATGCGATATTAAAAGAGCCATACCGACTTAAACGGCTCACTGCGTTCCTGAATCCTTGGGCAGACCCGCAAGGCTCGGGCTACCAACTTATTCAATCGTTTTTAGCGATGGGTTCTGGTGGGTTAGCAGGAAAGGGACTCGGAAACTCACAGATAAAAATGCTTTTTCTACCAGAACCACATACCGATTTTATATTCCCAATTATCGGTGAAGAATTTGGACTTATAGGTACTATGGCTATTTTGTTGCTTTTTTTTGGACTTTTTTATTTTGGAATAAAAATAGCACTACACGCTAAAAACCTGTTTGGAACCTTGCTCGCATTTGGTATTACTATAATGATTACTTTGCAGATGATAATAAATATCTCGGTAAGTATAGGAATTTTTCCAACAAAAGGATTGCCATTACCGTTTATATCGTTTGGTGGTTCATCTATGGTTGTGATGCTGACAGGTATTGGGATACTTTTGAATATAGGAAAACAGTTAAAGATTAAAGGCTAAAAATAAAAGTTTCAAGTGAATAAAAAAGTGCTTATTGCGGTTTCGTCAACAGGTGGACATATCTATCCAGGAATTGCAGTCGCAGACGAATTAAAAAAAAACGGTTATGATGTCTTTTTCGTCGATAAGGGTGGGCAGAATTCTGAAATAATTCTAAAAGCAGGTTATAGATTCTACAAAATATCTGCAAGCGGATTGAAAAGAAAAATCTCATACAGCAACATTGCATTTTTTCCATCATTTATATATAGATTTTTGTTTTCAATATATCAGTCATTCAAAATCTTAAAAAAAGAACAACCCGGTATCGTAATCGGGTTTGGCAGTTATATTTCAGTATCTGTAATTCTGGCAGCAAGTATAAGAAAAATTCCATCAATTGTCCACGAACAAAATATTATTCCCGGGTTCGCTAATAAAATTTCAGCAGTTTTTGCGAATACAGTATGTATAGGGTTTGAGAAGACAAAAACCTGTTTCCCGGCAGCTAAGGTTATTTTAACAGGTAATCCAGTCCGCCAAGAAATACGCAACATCAATCCTTCACCCTTCACCCTTCACCCTTTACCCTTTACCTGCCTCATCTTCGGTGGCAGTCAAGGTGCGCACAGTATAAATCTTGCAATTGTAAATGCGATTGATAAATTTTTGCTGATAAAAGAAAAAATCCATCTTATACATATTACCGGCGAAAAAGATTATGAAATAGTAAAAAATACATATACCACTAAAAAAATTTCAGCAGAAGTTCACAAATACCTGTTTAATATAGAAACTGCCTATAAAAAAGCATCAGTAATAATCAGTCGTGCAGGTGCAATGACAATAACAGAGTTGATTACAGTAAAAATTCCGGCACTCCTTGTGCCATATCCATATTCAACTGAAAGACACCAGAAAGCAAACGCAGACTATCTGGCTGAAAACGGCTGTGCAGTTGTAATTGAAGAAAACGAAATTCATAAGCTCGTTGATAAATTGTTAGAACTTTTAAACCAGCCAGAGACACTTCAAAAGATGACAGATGCATACCTAAAAATCGCTTATCCTGATGCGACAAAAACATTTTGCCAGTTGGTAAAGACATATTTCTAAAAAGAGTTTGATCTCAAGATTTGCCATAAGGGATAGGTAAGGTCGGTAAAAGCGAAAATTTTTTTGCAGGGCTTGACACCCTATTATTTTTTTGCTAAAATAGTATTAGTAATATAAATATATTACTAATATACAATAAAAATGGTTCTGTGTCAAAAGGTATGAAAACGAAGTATTTGAGTTGTGTGGTTTCGGTTCTGTTGGCATTGGCGGCAGTGATATTGTATCAGGAAGGATTGAGCGGTTTTGAGCCTTTTTTGTTTTATGAGTTTATCGGCTTGATTGTTTTTGGTGCACTGCTAATCGTTTTGGCAACATATTCAATCATAGATATTAAAACAGGATTTCAATGCGCTTTGTCGTCAAAATTTAGTCCAACAGAAGAGCAATTGGAAACAGCAAAACAATTGTTTGTAAGGTTTGCAAACGCATCAATGGCAATGGGTTGTATTTCAGCCATCATCGGTATGAGGATAATGCTGACAAGGGCAGAAGATATAGCGAAAATTCCGCATCTAATGGCAATATCGCTCTGCTCACTTTTCTGGGGTTTCTTTTTTTCGGAAGTAGTATTTACGACGCTAAAAAACAATGTTGAAAAAAGAATCGGGAAGCCGAGTACCGATGACAAAGGCAGAATTATGATAGGTATGTTATTCACTTTTGTGATTATCAGTTGCTTTTTTATGATTATGTTTGAATTGACAGCAGGTTTCTATACCGCCAGAGTGCATAGAGAAGGGCCAACGGATGAATACATAATTAAAATACCCTAAGTGATGTAATACTGTCATCTAAAAATGGAAGCCACAGAATGACACAGAAGTCCACAGAAAGAAAATCAAATAGTTTCAGTGTAACTCTGTGAAATTTTGTGGCTGGGGTTTGCGATGGAGGTGCAGTTATGGAACAGGAACAAGAAAGTGTGGGACAGGTTGAACAGGGACAAACGACGGAGCCCAAAAAGTTGATGCCAGTTGGCGAATTATTGAGCAAGGTATTAAAAAGTGCCATCAAATTATTTCCGAAAACAATCGCCATTTGGGTAATATGCGGAATTTGTGTTTTGTTAAGTATCGGGCTTGGTATTGGTTTGGTGTTTTTGCTTAAAGGCAGCTTGGGGGTGACGGTATCAATAATAATTTCTGCCTGTTCATTTGGTCTGTTCACAGTATATCTGGGATTGTGGCTTGGAACGTCGGTTATAGTACTTGTCGGTAAAATAGACAGCGTAGTCAAAATCAAGGAGATATTAAAAACCGGCTGGGAATTTACAATGCCGTATCTTGTTATCGCCTGCTGGTCGGGTTTAATTATTCCTGGCGGGTTTGTATGCTTGATTGTGCCTGGAATAATATTTTTTATCTGGTTCTGGGTTGTCCCTTTTGTCCTCGTGAACGAAAATATCAGAGGACGACTTGCACTTATTCGGTCCAAAAATTTGGTGAAGGGATACGGTTGGGCTATTTTGGGCAGATTTTTAGTTTTGCTCTTGATACTCGGTTTAGTTTCAGTGTTACTCGCTTTATTTGAAAAAGCAATACCAAAACTAAATATACTCTGGTTAAGTTTGAACATACTGTTCAATATTTTCTGGCAAGTGCTGGTGCTTACATTTATTTATCTGATTCATAAAGACCTTTATAATATTAAAGGTCCGGCAGTTGCAGAAGAACTTGTTGGCTTCCCGAAGAACTGGACTGGCTGGTTATTTTCTGTCCTCGGTATCATCGCAATTATTGCATATTTTTGGTGTATCAGCGCGATGATGTTTAAGTATTCAGGGCTTATAAAAAAATCACAGGAAGGTGCTGCAAAAGGATATACAGGTGCGTTGAGAAGTGCGATTACTATCTATTACGGCGATAATGAAGGAAAATATTCCGAAACGCTTGATGAACTCGTACCGAAATATATTGAACAAATCTGGCACCGATACAAAAAGTGAAAACTATTATACCTGGTAAAAAAAGGAGCAGTCTATTTAGCTGTAATAAAAGTGTTGACTTTTTTTACTATTTATGTTAAAATTGTTGATACGAGGAGAAACAAAAAAGTATGGAACTGTTATTTCCACGAGAAATCATTACTTGTATTGAAAAATGGTTGGATAAACCAGAAATAATCGTTTTGTTAGGTGGAAGACAGGTTGGTAAGACTTGTATAATAAAATTACTTACCCAGAAACTGAATCCAAAAGAATGTCTATATTTTGATTTAGAGGACACCTATAATCTTCAGATTCTAAGCAGTGTTGAAACATTTATTGGTTATGTAGAAGCAAAAGGTTTGAATAACGCAAAAAAAGTTTATGTTTTTATAGATGAACTTCAGTACCTGCCTGAACCAGCAAAATTCCTAAAGATAATTCACGACCACTACCTCAATATAAAACTTATTGTTTCTGGCTCATCATCGTTTGAAATCCGAAAAAGATTTACAGATGGTCTCACAGGTAGAAAAATTATATTCTCAGTTTATCCGTTGAGTTTTAAAGAGTATTTAGTATTCAAAAAAAGTGAATTTGCAAAAATAAAAAACGAGGTATCTATCAAAAAAATAATTACTAATTTTAAAAAGATGAAAAAGTATAACACCTTAACTCCAAATCTACTTCCTTTATTTGAGGATTTTATGGTTTTTGGTGGATATCCATTGCCAACTTTAACAGCCGAGACTGAACATAGAATAATGCGGTTGAAAGAAATTCATAATACATATATTCAAAAAGATATAAAGGATTTGGCAAAAATAGAGAATATTGTTCAGTTTAACAGATTGGTTTCATTTCTTTCTCTTCAGATTGGCGGATTATTAAACCTGAATGAGGTTTGTAAAGAAGTTGGGCTTACAAGAAGACATATTGAAAAATTTATTTTTATTCTGGAAAAGACATTTGTTTTAAACCTGTTAAAGCCATTTTTTACCAATAGACAGAAAGAAATAACAAAAATGCCTAAACTGTTCTTCTGTGATACTGGATTAAGAAATATCAATATAAACGATATCCGTCCTTTGGATATTAGACAGGACAAAGGAGCAATTGCCGAAAACTGTTTCTTTCAGGAAATACTAAAAAGAAAAGAACCATTACAAGAACTGTATTTCTGGCGAACAAAAGAACAGCACGAAATTGATTTTATAATAATGGAGAATAGACAATTATTGCCAGTTGAAATAAAATATCAAAAAATTAAAAGCCCAATAATTCCAACTTCTCTCCGTGCTTTCATAAATAAGTTCTTGCCTTCTAAAGCAGTGATAGTGACAAGAGATTACATTGATAGAATAAAGTTAAACAAAACAGATGTATTTTTTATTCCGTTATGGATGGTTTAAAACGAGAATTACCTACTGGTAAAAAGTTTTTTGAATCTGAAATCTATATTGAAACAGATGGCAGGGTGAGGTTTATGAACCTGTCGCCGGAAATGTTGAGAATCGCTGATACACTGAATACAAAAAAATTTTGTAACTGGAGAAGAATTAAAAGCAGATACACGCGGAAATCACGCGAACAAAATGCAGAAGATAAAAGAAACCACAGGTGAACACAGATGAACACAGAAAAAGAATTTCTTTATAAAGAGATAACAGGTGAAATTATAGAATCAGCATGTAATGTTCATAATACATTAGGTTGTGGCTTGCTTGAAAAAGTATATGAGAATTCACTTGTCTGGGACTTGGAACTAAAGAAAAGGAAAATATCTACTCAGAAGGAATTCAAAGTAATTTATCGTTGGAAAGAAGTTGGAGTATATTATGCCGATTTAGTTGTAGATGATAAGGTAATAGTAGAAGTAAAATCCGTTGAGAAAATAGATAAAGTCCATCGAGCTCAATTATTAAACTATCTCAGAATATCTGGGTTACGAGTTGGATTGATAATAAACTTTGCAAGACCTAAATTGGAATATGAAAGATTTGTTGTTTAACTGTGTTTATCTGTGTTAATCTGTGGTTTTTGATATCATTGGTGGTTATTGGAATATGAAAGATTTGTTGTTTAACTGTGTTTATCTGTGTTAATCTGTNNNNNNNNNNNNNNNNNNNNNNNNNNNNNNNNNNNNNNNNNNNNNNNNNNNNNNNNNNNNNNNNNNNNNNNNNNNNNNNNNNNNNNNNNNNNNNNNNNNNATTGGAATATGAAAGATTTGTTGTTTAACTGTGTTTATCTGTGTTAATCTGTGGTTTTTGATATCATTGGTGGTTATTGGAATATGAAAGATTTGTTGTTTAACTGTGTTTATCTGTGTTAATCTGTGGTTTTTGATATCGTTGGGGGGTAGATGAAAAATGAACTTGAAATCCTGATACGCGCTCGGTACCCGATTATCAGTGTTCTCACTTGGGAAGAAGAACGGGTTGAAGAAGAACTCAAAACAATCGCGAAAAATAGCAGCAAAAATGTTTTTTCCTGGTCGGTAACCCGCGGAATTATGCCGTTAGGTGCATCAATCCAATCCAAAAAAATACTTGTTGAAGGAAGCACAGACCCGCTTGTTGCATTGCAGGAAGTTCTGGAACGGATTGACCCTGCAATTTATGTTTTCAAGGATTTTCATCCGTATCTAACAAATCCTGAAATCGTAAGAAAATTACGTGAACTTGCGCAGTATCTAAAAGAATCCTACAAGACGCTGATAATCATCTCACCACAACTCAAAATTCCGCTTGAACTTGAAAAGGATATCACCGTTATTGACTACTGTCTGCCTGATTACGAAACGCTGAACAATCTTATTGAAGATGTTGTCAACGAATTGAATAAATCGGAAAAAATAAAGGTTTCACTTTCTGATGACGCCCGAGAACGATTGATAAAATCATTGATGGGGCTTACATTAAAGGAAGCAGAAAATGTTATAGCGAGAGCGATAATTGTGCAGGGCAAACTTGACGAGTCAGCAGTTCCGGTGGTGCTTTCTGAGAAGAAACAAATCATAAGAAAATCCGGTGTGCTGGAGTATTATGAATATGATGAAGGGTTTGAAAATGTCGGCGGACTTGAAACATTGAAGAACTGGATGCTGGAACAACTGCGAGAGTGTTTGGCGGGTTCATCACATGGCTTCAGGAAAAAATATCGCCTGTTTTTGTAATCGCAACTGCAAACAATATCGCTCAACTACCACCTGAACTTTTGCGAAAAGGCAGGTTTGACGAGATATTTTTTGTGGATTTGCCAAAAAAAGCAGAACGAAAAGAAATATTCAAAATCCATCTCCAAAAAAGAGGAAGAAATCCTGAAAATTTCAATCTGGATTTACTTGCTGAAAAATCCGATGGATTCAGCGGTGCAGAAATAGAACAAGCAGTAATCTCAGCGCTCTACGATGTATTCTATGATAAAAAAGAACTGTCAACAGAAAACATTCTGAAAGCGATTTCCGAGACAGTCCCGCTATCCAAAACAATGTCCGAACAGATAGAAGAAATACGGAACTGGTCCGAAGGTAGAGCCAGAAAGGCATCTTAAAAACATAGAAGCGGATACACGCGGAAATCACGCAGATAGAACGCTGAAATTTATTTGCATAAAATCTGCGTGAATCTGCTTCTAATCCATTCAGGGGGAGTTTATGTCGGCAGTAAGTGTTTTAACGCCTGTTTTAGTTAATGTAGCTTGGCCTGTTATCACTGCAGCTGTAGCAGGTGCATTGACATCTATTGGTTATAATGTTGTCAGACCTGCAGCAAGAGTTAAAGGAACTGACGATGTGAAAAAATCGGTTGAACTTGAACTGAAAAACGCATCCGCAGTCGGCGAGAAACTTGGCGAGGAAGAAGAACTTGTTCTGGAAAACGGGCCTGTTACTGTCTCATTCAAAAAAGATGCCGAAGGAAAATGCAAGGTCTGTGTGTCCGGCAGAGGTAAATCCGACGAAGAATTAAAGGCGCTCGGTACAGAAATATCTAACAGAATAGTTCAGACATATGTCCATCAAAAAATCACGCAGGAGTTAAAAAAGCGCGGGTTCACAATGAAAGAAGAAAAATTAGCCGACGGCACAATAAAACTTTCCGTTAAAAAGATATAGAAAAACCAATCGCTGTTGACAAATTGCTTCAATTTATGTAAAATCTCACAAGAACTAAATAAAAACCTTAAAAAGTGTTTAGTAGGGTAAATAAAATGGATAAAAATCTGATTTTGGAAATTCTGAATGATTGGAATTTTTGGAAAAAAGAGCAAGAAACAGGCAAAAATAGAAATGATTACTTAAAAATCTGTATGGATTCGTTAAAATCCAATGTTATTCTTGCTATCATCGGTATTAGAAGAGCAGGGAAGTCATACCTTATGCGCCAGATTGCTAAAAATCTAATTTCTGACAACTTCAAACTGGAAAACATATTGGTAGTAAATTTTGAGGACCAGAGATTCACGAATCTGTATCCGGAAATTTTACAGGAAATTTATGAGACATATCTTGAGTTCTTAAAACCTTCACAAAAACCTTTTATCTTTCTAGACGAAGTTCATAATGTACCTAACTGGGAACGATGGGTAAGAACTATTCATGAACTTAGGAAAGCAAAAATTGTCATATCCGGCTCTTCATCAAAATTGCTTGCCGGTGAGTTGGCAACACTTGTGACAGGTCGGCACCTTGATGTTTATGTATATCCGTTGGACTTCTGTGAATTTCTATATTTCAGAGATACACCAATAAAAGATCAACTGGATATTATATCCAAGAAAATAGAAATAAAATCATTTTTGAGAGAATACATGGAATGGGGTGGATTCCCAGAGGCTGTTTTAAGCGAAGATAAAAAAAGGTTACTTTTAACTTATTTTGATGATATTCTGACAAAAGATGTTGAAAAAAGATACAAAATAAAAAAAGTGGAAGTTCTAAGAACACTGGCAAGATTTTATCTAACTAATACTGCAAAACCAATAACCTTCAATTCTGTAAGAAAAGTTTTAAATACCGCCACTGTTACAGTTGAAAAATTTTCAGCATATTTAGAAGCAGCAAATTTAATTTTTTTTGTGAAGCGGTTTTCTTACTCTGTCAAAGAACAGGAAAAAGCAGCAAGAAAAGTCTATACGACAGATGTAGGACTTGCTAATGCAATCGGGTTCAGATTCAGTGAAAATTGGGGTCGCTTGATTGAAAATATAGTTGCAATAAAATTGAACAAAGAACAAAAGTTTAATCCAAATTTAGAAATTTATTATTGGAAAAATAATAATAAAGAAGTAGATTTCATCATAAAAGATGGATTACAGGTAAAAGAATTGATACAGGTCTGCTGGGATATAAGTGACTATGATGTCAAAAAGCGAGAATTAAAAGCAATGACGAAAGCGTTAGATGAATTCAAATTAAATAAAGGACTGATTATCACCGGTGATTATGAAAATAAAGAAAAAATAGATAATAAGATAATAGAGTTTATCCCTATCTGGAAGTGGCTGTTAAGAAACTTTAATGGGTAGATTTGATTGGCTGGAAACAGAAGTAGCAAAAATACAAAAAGCATCTTCTGAAAAAGAGCGGTTTGATGTTAATTATTATCTGCAAGAGGCTGAAAAACTTTTTCGCGAGGGCGGATACGAGACAGCATTAAGGTCGTATTCAAAAGCACTTGGCGAAGACCCGACGGCAATTCCTGCATGGCTCGGTCAGGTCAGATGCCTTTTGGATTTAGATGAACTGAAAGAAGCACGCGTGTGGGTCAACAAGGCGCTTGAAAAATTTCCGGAGTCAGCAGAACTGCTCTCAATAAAAGCGGTTGTTCTCGCAAGAATGTATGAAATAAACGAGGCGCTGGTATTGTCAAACAGAGCGATTTCTAAAAAAGAGCCGTCAAAATATATCTGGCTTGACAGGGGATTTGTCCTTCTATCTGATAATGATGAAACAAATGCAGAACACTGTTTCTCAAAAGTTTTAGAAGGTAACCCACTTGAGCCATTTTTTAATTTAAGGATTGGGATTTGTTATCTTGATTGCAAAAAATTTGAGAAAGCAAAAATATATTTGGAAAAATGTGCGAATATTTCAGCATCAAACCCGCTTGTGTGGTATAAATTGGGTCAGTGCAATGAAGGACTCGGATTCATTGACAGGGCATTGTGGTGTTATGAGAAATCACTCGCATTAAAACCCGAGTTTACAAAAGAAGTTGAATCAGTAATACAGAATCTAAAGGGGCGTGGTATTTTTTCAAAACTAAAAAACCGGTTAAAATATTTTTGTGTTTTTCTCTGTGGTAAAGTTTTTGAATTAATAATATGGATGATTGGAATTTAATAATGATTGTGCTTGCAGTCCAAATTTTAATTTTTTATTTTCTTATTTGGCGAGAAATAAAAGAGTATTATCCTGTAATGGCAATAATTATATTTCCATTTATGGCATTGCTATCACTTTTTATGTATGGAGCCATTTTTGGTGATAGAAACACAAGAATAATTTTTTTCTTTGGAACAATAGGTTCGTTTTTAGTAGGGAGTGTTGTTGTCCGACTTGTGTTTTCTGGAATTGATACCGCTGCTCAAAAATTTGTTGATAAAATGTTCGGGTTTATGCCTGAAAAAGAGAAGCGGGAAAGCCATAAAAAGGCGCTACAGTTGACAAGCCAGCAGAAATTTCGGGAAGCGATTGAAAATTTTAGAGATATTCTGAAAAATGACCCTAACGATGTAACTGCACAATTGCGGATTGCATTGATTCAACACACGCACCTCAGAGATTTTCAGCGGGCACTGGTAGAATATAAAAAAGTGCTCGCTATGAACCCGAAACCGCAAATCAAACGATTCGTCAAGATGCAGATAAATGAAATTCTTTCCGGCCGTGGAGATGAAACAATCGTCTCCTGGCAAGTTCGTGATTTTGGAGGATAACGATGCCACAAGAAATGGAAATTGAGATTTTGCCCGACGGTGAAACAAAAGTCCATATCAAAGGAATCAAAGAGAAAAAGTGTATAGAATATGTGGAGATATTCAAAAAACTTATCGGCAAACTAAAAAGCCAGAAACTAACATCAGAGTATTACGAACCTGAAACAAGTATCAATATAGAAAGCAAGAGATTGTAAACCAGTTTTTCTATTGACAAATTGAATTATTTAGATACAATTATTGTAATTCAATAATTGTAATACAATAATGCACACTTTGGGAGCAAAATATGAAGAATCCATTCTATCTGAAACCTTTACCATTAAACGTTCCTTTCTGTAACAGAGAAAAAGAAATAAATGATTTAGTAAAACACGCTGAAAATTTTACTGATGTTGTTTTTTCTTCTCCAAGAAGATATGGCAAAACATCTTTGATTAAACGGGTTCAGGATATATTAAACAAAAAAGGTATGATTACTGTTTACATTGATTTTTATGGAATTAGTTGTATTGAAGATGTATCCGCTAAACTTACTAGTGGTCTGTATTCCGTTATCTATAAAAAGGAATCATTATTCAAAAAAACTATCAAATTCTTTTCAGGGTTACGTCCTGTAATTAAACCGGACCCAGAAACAGGAATAGCCATAACAGTAGAAATTGCAAGAGGGAAAACCGGCACTCAGTTACTTGAAGAAACAATGAAAGGTTTCTCAGAATTTCTTGAATCAAGTAAAACATCGTGCAATATCGCTCTGGACGAATTTCAGGAAATAACAGAATTAAAAGAATCAAAAACGATTGAAGGTATTATGCGTTCCTATATTCAGCAACAGCAAAATGTTTCATATTTTTTTATTGGCAGTCGGCGTAGAATTCTTTCAGATATTTTTAATGATAAAAAACTGTCAATTGCAATGTAAAATTATACCAGGGTTGCAATGTAAAAGTATACCACCTGCAGGTGGTATAATTAATGGTTCAGGTGGTAATTAGATGTGTTGCAAAGTAAAAGTATACCAGGTAAGTGAA encodes the following:
- a CDS encoding DUF2997 domain-containing protein; the protein is MPQEMEIEILPDGETKVHIKGIKEKKCIEYVEIFKKLIGKLKSQKLTSEYYEPETSINIESKRL
- a CDS encoding ATP-binding protein; this encodes MKNPFYLKPLPLNVPFCNREKEINDLVKHAENFTDVVFSSPRRYGKTSLIKRVQDILNKKGMITVYIDFYGISCIEDVSAKLTSGLYSVIYKKESLFKKTIKFFSGLRPVIKPDPETGIAITVEIARGKTGTQLLEETMKGFSEFLESSKTSCNIALDEFQEITELKESKTIEGIMRSYIQQQQNVSYFFIGSRRRILSDIFNDKKLSIAM